One Niallia circulans DNA segment encodes these proteins:
- a CDS encoding zinc-binding alcohol dehydrogenase family protein: MKAVVLEKACAPQDLYVKEVPMPKVKPGWVLVRIKAFGINRSEIYTRQGHSPSVQLPRIIGIECAGEVADPSDSTLKKGQRVVSLMGGLGREFNGSYAEYALIPSSQVYAINNELDWVKLAAIPEMYYTAYASLVDSLMLKTGDTLLIRGGTSSVGLAALQLAKSIGVTVVSTTRNQEKVEQLNKLGADYVLLDEGDIQPQLYSIFPNGVNKILELVGTVTLKNSLRMLDEKGILCMTGILGGKWEMDSFEPMVDIPSGTYFTQFDSGVNFKPQLLTKLFQHIEQFAIEVPIARVFTLEEISQAHLLMESNRANGKIVIVNT, from the coding sequence ATGAAAGCAGTTGTGTTAGAAAAAGCATGTGCACCACAGGATTTATATGTAAAGGAAGTACCGATGCCTAAAGTGAAGCCAGGATGGGTATTAGTTAGAATAAAAGCCTTCGGAATCAATCGTTCGGAAATTTATACAAGACAAGGGCACTCACCATCTGTACAGCTGCCACGAATTATTGGAATTGAATGTGCAGGAGAGGTTGCTGATCCATCAGATAGTACGCTGAAAAAAGGGCAAAGGGTTGTTTCCTTGATGGGAGGGCTTGGGCGTGAATTTAATGGAAGTTATGCAGAATATGCGCTTATCCCTTCCAGCCAAGTATATGCCATAAACAATGAGCTGGATTGGGTAAAGCTTGCGGCAATCCCAGAAATGTATTATACAGCTTATGCATCATTAGTTGATAGCTTAATGTTGAAAACAGGGGATACCCTGCTTATCCGTGGTGGCACGAGTTCGGTAGGGTTAGCTGCACTTCAGTTAGCGAAAAGTATAGGAGTAACAGTTGTTTCAACAACACGTAATCAAGAGAAGGTGGAACAGTTGAACAAGCTTGGCGCGGATTACGTTTTATTAGATGAAGGCGATATCCAGCCACAGCTTTATAGTATTTTCCCTAATGGTGTTAATAAGATATTAGAACTAGTTGGCACTGTCACCTTAAAGAATTCGCTCAGGATGCTTGATGAAAAAGGAATCCTTTGTATGACAGGCATATTGGGCGGTAAATGGGAGATGGATAGCTTTGAGCCAATGGTAGATATCCCTTCTGGCACGTATTTTACCCAATTTGACAGTGGCGTTAACTTCAAACCCCAATTGCTGACTAAATTATTTCAACATATCGAACAATTTGCGATAGAAGTACCGATAGCAAGGGTATTTACTTTAGAGGAGATTAGCCAAGCACATCTTTTAATGGAAAGTAATCGTGCAAATGGAAAGATTGTAATAGTAAATACATAA
- a CDS encoding DUF2264 domain-containing protein, translating to MEENDEIRKYWLQAMLKIANPVLENLKAGTLKKVMPIEMKKDTNRDQFTHLEALSRLLVGMAPWLEMKSENSEENALRIQYCELARLAIDAGTDPHSPDYMNFSEDLQPIVDTAFLAHSFLRAPNELWEPLHERVKKNVITAMKATRTRKPIYSNWLLFSAVIEAFLYKAGEKDWDPMRIDFAVKQFDQWYLGDGVYSDGPEFHFDYYNSFVIHPMLVDLLETVGEEYKDWLERKGTFIERSKRYAVIQERLISPEGTFPPVGRSIAYRFGVFQTLAHHALRQDLPRELAPEQIRSALTQVLKRSLEAPDTFTDTGWLTIGFCGHQPEIGEDYISTGSVYLCAAIFLPLGLAESDPFWSQPAMDWTSKRAWSGKAFPIDQCL from the coding sequence ATAGAGGAGAACGATGAAATTCGCAAATATTGGCTTCAAGCCATGCTTAAAATTGCAAACCCGGTACTTGAAAATTTAAAGGCTGGGACTCTAAAAAAAGTAATGCCGATCGAGATGAAAAAAGACACGAACCGTGATCAATTCACTCATTTGGAAGCGTTATCTCGACTGCTTGTTGGAATGGCTCCGTGGTTAGAAATGAAAAGCGAAAATAGTGAGGAAAATGCACTTCGTATCCAGTATTGTGAGCTAGCACGCTTAGCGATTGATGCAGGTACTGATCCACATTCTCCAGACTACATGAATTTTTCTGAGGATCTTCAGCCGATTGTGGATACAGCTTTTCTTGCCCATTCCTTTCTTAGAGCTCCAAATGAGTTATGGGAGCCACTTCATGAAAGGGTTAAGAAAAATGTGATTACCGCGATGAAAGCTACCAGGACAAGGAAACCGATTTATTCGAATTGGCTTCTATTTTCTGCAGTGATAGAGGCCTTTTTATATAAGGCTGGTGAGAAGGACTGGGACCCGATGCGGATTGATTTTGCTGTTAAGCAATTTGACCAATGGTATTTGGGTGACGGAGTCTATAGCGATGGTCCTGAGTTTCATTTTGATTATTATAATAGCTTTGTTATCCATCCTATGCTTGTAGATTTATTGGAAACGGTTGGAGAAGAGTACAAGGACTGGCTTGAAAGAAAGGGTACTTTTATAGAAAGATCGAAACGGTATGCGGTTATACAAGAGCGTTTAATTTCACCAGAAGGGACTTTTCCACCAGTAGGAAGGTCGATTGCTTATCGTTTCGGTGTTTTTCAAACATTAGCTCATCATGCATTGCGTCAGGATTTACCGAGAGAATTAGCTCCTGAACAAATCAGAAGTGCGCTAACTCAAGTATTGAAACGGTCACTTGAAGCCCCAGATACGTTTACCGATACAGGCTGGCTGACTATAGGGTTTTGCGGTCATCAACCAGAGATTGGTGAAGACTATATCTCGACAGGCAGTGTTTATTTGTGTGCCGCAATATTCCTGCCATTAGGTCTGGCAGAGTCAGACCCGTTCTGGAGTCAGCCAGCAATGGACTGGACATCAAAAAGAGCCTGGTCAGGAAAGGCATTCCCAATTGACCAGTGTTTGTAG
- a CDS encoding ABC transporter ATP-binding protein yields MIQFENVSKLFQDGTTAVNEINLTINKGELFVLIGPSGSGKTTTLKMINRLIDLTNGTILIDGKKISEYDIHELRWNIGYVLQQIALFPHLSIGENIAVVPEMKKWTKEKIGARVDELLEMVGLEPQTYKNRKPNELSGGQQQRIGVIRALAADPEIILMDEPFSALDPISREKLQDDIISLQKTIKKTIVFVTHDMQEALKLGDRICIMRDGKIVQTGTPEELINNPVNDFVQDFIGRVSHEHIAFNLEQILSPLTISDFDGSIIPVTSSLQATLEALSENNQVGIEKDGAIIGMIDRQSLIQYQLNGMKEGGKE; encoded by the coding sequence ATGATTCAATTTGAAAATGTCTCAAAGCTATTCCAGGATGGTACGACAGCTGTTAATGAAATAAATCTCACAATTAATAAAGGTGAACTATTTGTACTGATTGGGCCAAGCGGGAGTGGTAAAACGACCACCTTAAAAATGATAAATCGGTTAATAGATTTAACAAATGGAACGATACTCATTGATGGGAAAAAAATAAGTGAATACGATATTCATGAACTGCGCTGGAATATTGGCTATGTATTGCAACAAATTGCGTTGTTTCCTCACTTGTCTATTGGAGAAAATATAGCTGTAGTACCTGAAATGAAAAAGTGGACGAAAGAGAAGATAGGGGCAAGAGTTGATGAATTGCTTGAAATGGTTGGATTAGAGCCGCAAACATATAAAAACAGAAAACCTAATGAGCTGTCAGGCGGGCAACAACAAAGGATTGGAGTAATCAGAGCACTAGCCGCAGATCCAGAAATTATCCTAATGGATGAGCCTTTTAGTGCACTTGACCCAATCAGCAGAGAAAAGCTCCAAGATGATATTATAAGCTTACAAAAAACAATAAAAAAGACAATTGTTTTCGTCACGCATGACATGCAGGAAGCCTTAAAATTAGGCGATAGAATTTGCATAATGAGAGATGGGAAAATTGTCCAAACTGGAACTCCAGAGGAATTAATAAATAATCCTGTAAATGATTTTGTTCAAGATTTTATTGGCAGGGTAAGTCATGAACATATTGCCTTTAATCTTGAACAAATTCTGTCGCCATTAACGATCAGTGACTTTGACGGATCAATTATTCCGGTCACAAGCTCTTTACAAGCTACCTTAGAAGCACTGTCTGAAAATAATCAAGTAGGGATTGAAAAGGATGGAGCAATCATTGGCATGATTGATAGACAATCGCTTATACAATATCAATTAAATGGCATGAAGGAAGGTGGAAAAGAGTGA
- a CDS encoding helix-turn-helix domain-containing protein — protein sequence MNNLFEQIDLNPFNWVYRRVSEKDFQGYYHWHQGCELLFVYRGKGRVIVNQQTYEMKRGMLFFFQPFQLHKIYVDVSPETPYERSILHFDTLMLGESNLNHVPGLNSLLKQLQYGVNELQAFDLEDVYSYLYEVYEIFNKSLQTKNWEEDAQLFLMQLLSCIRLKDYSTYTNATSNLPLRPLLYSERMMNWIEAHYMEPFNLEQLADELHLSKSYLSRSFKRETGSSLTEYLTIRRIKEACQLLEMTHKSVEFIGESVGIKNTSYFIQLFKKVVGITPHQYRLTHQKANH from the coding sequence GTGAATAATTTATTTGAACAAATTGATCTTAATCCATTTAACTGGGTTTATCGCAGGGTTTCAGAGAAGGATTTCCAAGGTTATTATCACTGGCATCAAGGCTGTGAACTATTATTCGTCTATCGTGGAAAAGGGCGGGTAATTGTTAACCAGCAGACTTATGAGATGAAAAGAGGGATGCTTTTCTTTTTTCAGCCTTTTCAATTACATAAAATATATGTAGACGTATCACCTGAAACTCCGTATGAGCGAAGTATTCTTCATTTCGATACGTTGATGCTCGGAGAAAGTAATCTTAATCATGTACCAGGTCTTAATAGTCTGTTAAAACAATTACAATATGGTGTAAATGAGCTGCAGGCATTTGATTTAGAAGATGTCTATAGTTACTTATATGAGGTTTATGAGATATTTAACAAGTCTTTACAAACAAAAAACTGGGAGGAAGATGCCCAGCTCTTTCTAATGCAGTTACTCTCTTGCATCCGCTTAAAAGACTACAGTACCTATACTAATGCAACCTCTAATCTCCCTTTGCGGCCACTGCTCTATTCGGAAAGGATGATGAACTGGATAGAAGCACATTATATGGAGCCCTTTAACTTAGAACAATTAGCTGATGAGCTGCATTTATCAAAATCATATTTATCAAGAAGCTTTAAACGTGAGACGGGAAGCAGTTTAACAGAATACCTTACAATTCGAAGGATAAAGGAAGCATGTCAATTACTTGAGATGACTCATAAATCGGTTGAATTTATTGGTGAAAGTGTAGGAATAAAAAATACGTCCTATTTTATTCAGTTATTTAAAAAAGTGGTCGGAATCACTCCGCACCAATATAGGCTAACGCACCAGAAGGCCAACCATTAA
- a CDS encoding sulfatase has product MNNPNIVFMISHDTGRHLGCYGKAVASPEIDRLAAEGVRFDQFFCPAPQCSPSRGSILTGLYPHNNGLIGLAHYEFGIDESVSTMPTKFSESGYESALIGFSHETVGHTERGTWTSSYKLGYDRYEKIEGSRAPQVAESAVKYLQEKSKDGKPFFANIGFWETHRTFDEYEPFADEIAAVEVPDYLPDTEAIRKEIALMNGSVKVLDAAVKKIMETLEETGLIDNTIVVYTTDHGIAFPRAKGTMKEAGLETALIFYNPKIFGTNIVSNDLLCNVDLMPTLLELAGLPVPEDLDGKSFAPLLLTESAAKIREDFFCELTWHDNYHPMRGIRTEKYKYVKNFEDGPKIYMPMDIHSSISGAEVRKDYYVPNDIEELYDLEKDPLEYTNLINEPQYAKVAEQLRMKVSNWMKETNDPLLQGAVPGTPSDRWAKEAENGRAYIGRNK; this is encoded by the coding sequence ATGAATAATCCAAATATAGTATTTATGATTTCACATGACACTGGAAGACATTTAGGATGCTATGGGAAGGCTGTTGCGTCTCCTGAAATAGATCGGTTGGCGGCTGAAGGAGTACGATTCGATCAATTCTTTTGCCCTGCACCCCAATGCAGCCCAAGTCGCGGCAGTATTTTAACAGGGTTATATCCGCATAATAATGGACTAATTGGATTAGCACATTACGAATTTGGGATTGATGAAAGTGTTTCTACCATGCCTACTAAATTTTCCGAAAGTGGATATGAGTCTGCATTGATTGGTTTTAGTCACGAAACCGTTGGTCATACAGAAAGAGGTACTTGGACTTCTTCTTATAAGCTAGGATATGACCGCTATGAGAAAATAGAAGGATCAAGAGCTCCACAAGTAGCCGAAAGTGCTGTTAAGTATTTGCAGGAAAAAAGTAAAGATGGCAAGCCATTCTTTGCAAATATTGGTTTCTGGGAAACGCATCGTACATTTGATGAGTATGAACCATTTGCAGATGAAATCGCTGCCGTAGAAGTTCCAGATTACTTGCCAGATACAGAAGCAATTCGTAAGGAGATTGCATTAATGAACGGCTCTGTGAAAGTATTAGATGCTGCGGTAAAAAAGATTATGGAAACGTTAGAAGAAACAGGTCTTATTGATAATACAATTGTTGTATACACGACAGATCACGGAATAGCTTTCCCAAGAGCAAAAGGAACAATGAAAGAAGCAGGCTTAGAAACCGCATTAATTTTCTATAACCCTAAGATATTCGGAACAAACATCGTTTCTAATGATTTACTTTGTAATGTAGATCTTATGCCAACCCTACTAGAGTTAGCAGGATTACCTGTACCAGAGGATTTAGACGGAAAGAGCTTTGCGCCACTGTTATTAACAGAGTCAGCAGCGAAAATTCGGGAAGACTTTTTCTGTGAACTAACTTGGCATGATAACTATCATCCGATGCGTGGAATTCGTACAGAAAAGTATAAATATGTAAAAAATTTTGAGGATGGCCCGAAAATATATATGCCTATGGATATTCACAGTAGTATTTCTGGTGCTGAGGTACGTAAAGATTATTATGTTCCTAATGATATTGAAGAACTTTACGACTTGGAGAAAGATCCATTAGAATACACAAATCTTATTAATGAGCCACAATATGCGAAGGTAGCCGAACAGCTAAGGATGAAAGTTTCCAACTGGATGAAGGAAACTAACGATCCCCTGTTACAAGGGGCAGTACCTGGCACTCCATCAGATAGATGGGCTAAGGAAGCTGAAAACGGAAGAGCATATATAGGAAGAAATAAGTAA
- a CDS encoding winged helix-turn-helix transcriptional regulator, producing MMETKKELPACPVATTVGLIGNKWKLLILRELLTGTKRFGELRTGIEGISQKVLTQNLRSMEEDGIIKRQVFAEVPPRVEYSLNDLGNSLRPIISVMEEWGLGYKAMINGETNELIGNK from the coding sequence ATGATGGAAACAAAAAAAGAACTACCTGCTTGCCCTGTCGCAACAACAGTTGGACTGATCGGCAACAAGTGGAAGCTGTTAATCTTGCGGGAATTATTAACTGGCACAAAAAGATTCGGTGAACTCAGAACTGGCATTGAGGGAATTAGCCAAAAAGTCTTAACGCAAAATTTACGCTCAATGGAGGAAGACGGCATCATCAAACGCCAAGTTTTTGCAGAGGTCCCGCCACGTGTCGAATACTCACTTAATGACTTGGGAAATAGTCTAAGACCAATAATAAGTGTTATGGAGGAATGGGGATTAGGCTATAAAGCAATGATAAACGGGGAAACAAATGAACTTATAGGGAATAAATAA
- a CDS encoding glycoside hydrolase family 88 protein translates to MTSINEGIKHDKFKIRTELNKEWLDKEIQFVLRKIDGNLDIFKTKVPPAASKNLVYIPEENTDWTASFWIGMLYLAYEYTHDDKYLQVIKIQLESFKDRLTKNIQLETHDIGFLYSLSSVAGYEVLNDNTAKETAIKAADKLIIRYHNKAKILQAWGDLSDPEQHGRMIIDCNMNLPLLYFASKVTGDKKYYDIAVNHAEQAAKYIVRADSSTYHTFYMDTATGNPLYGKTAQGYTDQSCWARGQAWGVYGFVLSYVHTGNRAFLDLSERLANYFLNRLPADAVCYWDLIFTEGSEERDSSAAAIMACGLLELSKHLPISNPYRELYENAAIKMIKSLAENYTTKEVPSNGILQHAVYSKPDNNGVDECCIWGDYYYFEALIRTAMSWRMYW, encoded by the coding sequence ATGACAAGCATTAATGAAGGGATAAAACATGATAAATTTAAAATCAGAACTGAATTAAATAAAGAGTGGTTGGATAAGGAGATTCAGTTCGTTTTGCGCAAAATAGATGGAAATCTCGATATATTTAAAACGAAAGTACCGCCTGCTGCGTCAAAAAACTTAGTTTATATCCCGGAAGAAAACACTGATTGGACGGCGAGCTTTTGGATAGGCATGCTTTATCTAGCGTATGAATATACACATGATGATAAGTATCTTCAAGTAATAAAAATACAGCTTGAAAGCTTTAAAGACCGATTAACAAAAAATATCCAGCTAGAAACACATGATATCGGCTTTTTATACTCGTTATCCAGTGTAGCGGGATATGAAGTGCTGAATGACAACACAGCAAAGGAAACCGCCATAAAAGCGGCTGATAAGTTAATCATTCGCTATCATAATAAGGCGAAAATTCTGCAAGCATGGGGTGATTTATCCGACCCTGAGCAGCATGGAAGAATGATCATAGATTGCAACATGAACTTGCCGTTATTGTATTTTGCTTCAAAGGTAACAGGTGATAAAAAGTATTATGATATTGCCGTAAATCATGCTGAACAGGCAGCTAAATATATTGTTAGAGCGGATTCTTCCACATACCATACCTTTTACATGGATACGGCAACAGGAAATCCCCTATATGGAAAGACGGCGCAAGGCTATACGGATCAATCATGCTGGGCTCGTGGCCAAGCATGGGGAGTGTACGGATTTGTATTAAGCTATGTGCATACCGGAAATCGAGCATTCCTTGATTTATCGGAAAGACTAGCAAACTATTTTCTTAATCGTCTTCCTGCAGATGCTGTCTGCTATTGGGACTTGATATTTACAGAGGGTTCGGAGGAACGTGATAGCTCAGCAGCTGCCATCATGGCATGTGGGCTGCTTGAATTAAGCAAGCATCTGCCGATTTCCAATCCATACAGAGAATTGTATGAAAATGCAGCCATAAAAATGATTAAATCACTTGCCGAAAACTATACAACGAAAGAGGTTCCTTCCAATGGCATACTGCAACATGCAGTTTACTCGAAGCCTGATAATAATGGAGTGGATGAATGTTGTATTTGGGGAGATTATTATTATTTTGAAGCACTAATCCGTACAGCTATGAGCTGGAGGATGTACTGGTAG
- a CDS encoding multidrug effflux MFS transporter — MNKTGDKYPKLDKSNKKSLRLAILLAVFSSLGPFTIDTYLPAFPQMMKYFGTTASMIQVSLTACMIGMSIGMLVMGSISDVHGRRKPLLISMIIYLVSSFACVFAPNIEVLIALRFIQGFAASAGVVISRAIVSDLYSGVELTKFFSLLMMFTNLAPLLAPLAGSAVLAFSLWTGVFLFLGVLGILLSSLTAWGLTETLPAEKRVPNNLREFFSNFTILMKDRTFMGYTLMQGFIFVGVFAYISGSPFVYQKIYGISPQLYSLLFSLNGISLILGSQFVKKMAEKIAEQQIVLIGLAVAFISGAAVMWIVFIQGPLYLLVSALFLFVGSTGIISSASFTLAMEKQGHIAGSASALLGVSPTLLGAIFGPLVGIAGENSALPFGIIIFCSGLVAVLIYFVLVKNVIKAKSIKSQIQS; from the coding sequence ATGAATAAGACTGGCGATAAATATCCGAAACTAGATAAAAGTAACAAAAAATCATTAAGACTGGCAATATTATTAGCTGTATTTTCTAGCTTAGGCCCGTTTACTATTGATACTTATCTTCCTGCATTTCCGCAAATGATGAAGTACTTTGGAACAACCGCCTCGATGATACAGGTGAGCTTGACCGCTTGTATGATTGGAATGAGTATAGGGATGCTTGTAATGGGATCCATAAGTGATGTTCATGGCAGGCGAAAACCGTTATTAATTTCGATGATTATTTATTTAGTTTCTTCTTTTGCCTGTGTATTCGCACCAAATATCGAGGTGCTAATTGCTTTACGCTTTATTCAAGGATTTGCTGCATCGGCGGGCGTTGTTATTTCACGCGCAATAGTCAGTGATTTGTATAGTGGAGTTGAACTAACTAAGTTTTTTTCTTTGCTTATGATGTTTACCAATTTGGCACCATTACTTGCACCACTTGCAGGCAGTGCAGTTCTTGCTTTTTCTTTATGGACTGGTGTGTTTCTGTTCTTAGGTGTGCTGGGAATATTATTATCAAGTTTAACAGCATGGGGATTAACAGAAACACTTCCTGCCGAGAAGCGTGTTCCTAATAATTTAAGAGAGTTTTTTAGTAATTTTACCATATTGATGAAAGATCGGACGTTTATGGGATATACCTTAATGCAAGGGTTTATATTCGTAGGGGTATTTGCATATATTTCTGGATCACCCTTTGTTTACCAGAAGATTTATGGTATTTCTCCACAGCTTTATTCACTGTTATTTTCTTTAAATGGAATCAGCTTAATTCTTGGCTCTCAATTTGTTAAAAAAATGGCTGAAAAAATCGCAGAACAACAAATTGTTCTTATAGGGTTAGCTGTTGCATTTATCTCTGGGGCAGCAGTCATGTGGATAGTATTTATTCAAGGCCCTTTATATCTATTAGTTAGCGCTCTTTTCTTGTTTGTTGGGTCGACAGGTATCATTAGCTCCGCATCTTTTACGTTAGCGATGGAAAAGCAAGGACATATTGCAGGGAGTGCCTCTGCCTTACTTGGTGTTAGTCCGACATTATTAGGTGCAATTTTTGGCCCTCTTGTAGGAATAGCCGGTGAAAATTCTGCCCTGCCGTTCGGGATAATTATTTTCTGCAGTGGTCTTGTTGCTGTGCTTATCTACTTCGTACTGGTTAAGAATGTTATAAAAGCAAAATCTATTAAAAGCCAGATCCAATCATAA